Proteins co-encoded in one Brassica oleracea var. oleracea cultivar TO1000 chromosome C4, BOL, whole genome shotgun sequence genomic window:
- the LOC106341515 gene encoding probable polygalacturonase At2g43860, with product IYGGVLDAQGSSLWKCKNSGGKKCPTGAKTLLFTDSNNISIYGLTSINSQKFHIVIDQSNNVKIDGVKVSADGDSPNTDGIHIENSHSVNITNSRIGTGDDCISIGPGSTYVSIQGIQCGPGHGISIGSLGRSEDEQGVENVIVSNVDFMSTDNGVRIKTWGKDSKSFVRNIVFQHINMKMVKNPIIIYQHYCLDKPCPKKESGVEISNVRYEDIQGTSNTEVAVMLDCSKDKPCTDIVMGNVNLVLQMVYGSAQASCNNASGLANDVVVPFTPCLKRDLLLT from the exons ATCTACGGTGGTGTACTTGACGCACAAGGCTCTAGTTTGTGGAAATGCAAGAACAGTGGTGGCAAAAAATGCCCTACTGGTGCTAAG ACTTTGTTATTTACTGATTCGAATAACATCAGTATCTACGGTTTAACTTCGATCAATAGCCAGAAGTTCCATATAGTTATCGACCAGAGCAATAACGTTAAGATTGACGGCGTTAAAGTTTCTGCTGATGGGGATAGCCCTAACACCGATGGGATTCACATCGAGAACTCTCACTCCGTGAATATCACTAACTCGAGAATTGGAACCGGGGACGATTGCATCTCCATCGGTCCAGGATCCACTTATGTTTCTATACAAGGCATTCAATGCGGTCCAGGCCATGGCATCAG CATTGGAAGTCTCGGGAGATCCGAGGACGAGCAAGGAGTGGAGAACGTGATCGTGAGTAACGTGGATTTCATGTCAACTGATAACGGAGTTAGGATCAAGACATGGGGAAAAGATAGCAAGAGTTTCGTACGAAACATTGTTTTTCAACATATTAATATGAAGATGGTCAAGAACCCGATTATCATATACCAACACTATTGTCTTGACAAACCTTGCCCTAAAAAG GAATCTGGAGTTGAAATATCAAATGTGAGATATGAAGATATACAAGGAACATCGAATACAGAAGTGGCGGTTATGTTGGACTGTAGTAAGGATAAACCATGTACCGATATTGTAATGGGTAATGTGAATCTCGTCTTGCAAATGGTTTATGGATCGGCTCAGGCTTCTTGCAATAATGCAAGTGGATTAGCTAATGATGTCGTTGTCCCGTTCACTCCTTGTCTAAAGAGAGACTTGCTTTTGACATGA
- the LOC106341602 gene encoding probable polygalacturonase At2g43860 yields MIHKTSGLLLLPLTLIFLDFILISSLAKPTPITSLSVLTYGAKPDGSKDSTKAFLAAWQVACASPNPTTIIVPKGRFLVGNLVFQGTKCTNAPISFRIAGSIIAPEDYKIIASSLQWIMFDGVTNVSIYGGVLDAQGSSLWKCKNSGGKKCPTGAKTLLFTDSNNIRINGLTSINSQKFHIVIDQSNNVKINGVKVSADGNSPNTDGIHIGNSHSVNITNSRIGTGDDCISIGPGSTYVSIQGIQCGPGHGISIGSLGRSEDEQGVENVIVSNVDFMSTDNGVRIKTWGKDSKSFVRNIVFQHINMKMVKNPIIINQHYCLDKPCPKKESGVEVSNVRYEDIQGTSNTEVAVMLDCSKDKPCTDIVMGNVNLVLQMVYGSAQASCNNANGLANDVVVPFTPCLKRDLLLT; encoded by the exons ATGATTCACAAAACATCAGGTCTTCTTCTTCTTCCTCTGACTCTCATCTTTCTTGATTTCATCCTAATCTCATCATTAGCCAAACCGACCCCAATCACATCCCTCAGTGTCTTAACCTACGGAGCTAAACCAGATGGCTCAAAAGACTCAACCAAAGCCTTCTTAGCCGCATGGCAAGTCGCATGTGCCTCTCCTAATCCCACAACTATTATTGTACCAAAAGGACGGTTCTTGGTCGGAAACCTTGTATTCCAAGGCACCAAGTGTACGAATGCTCCAATATCTTTTCGTATAGCCGGTTCAATTATTGCTCCGGAAGACTATAAAATTATCGCAAGCTCACTACAGTGGATCATGTTCGATGGAGTCACTAATGTTTCAATCTACGGTGGTGTACTTGACGCACAAGGCTCTAGTTTGTGGAAATGCAAGAACAGTGGTGGCAAAAAATGCCCTACTGGTGCTAAG ACTTTGTTATTTACTGATTCGAATAACATCAGAATCAACGGTTTAACGTCGATCAATAGCCAGAAGTTCCATATAGTTATCGACCAAAGCAATAACGTTAAGATTAACGGCGTTAAAGTTTCTGCTGATGGGAACAGCCCTAACACCGATGGGATTCACATCGGAAACTCTCACTCAGTGAATATCACTAACTCAAGAATTGGAACCGGGGACGATTGCATCTCTATCGGTCCAGGATCCACTTATGTTTCTATACAAGGCATTCAATGCGGTCCAGGCCATGGCATCAG CATTGGAAGTCTCGGGAGATCCGAGGACGAGCAAGGAGTGGAGAACGTGATCGTGAGTAACGTGGATTTCATGTCAACTGATAACGGAGTTAGGATCAAGACATGGGGAAAAGATAGCAAGAGTTTCGTACGAAACATTGTTTTTCAACATATTAATATGAAGATGGTCAAGAACCCGATTATCATAAACCAACACTATTGTCTCGACAAACCTTGCCCTAAAAAG GAATCTGGAGTTGAAGTATCAAATGTGAGATATGAAGATATACAAGGAACATCGAATACGGAAGTGGCGGTTATGTTGGACTGTAGTAAGGATAAACCATGTACCGATATTGTAATGGGTAATGTGAATCTCGTCTTGCAAATGGTTTATGGATCGGCTCAGGCTTCTTGCAATAATGCAAATGGATTAGCTAATGATGTCGTTGTCCCGTTCACTCCTTGTCTAAAGAGAGACTTGCTTTTGACATGA